In Halanaerobium praevalens DSM 2228, the DNA window TGGGAGCTGAATCAAGATTAGTTGCAGTTAGTTCAGCTTGTGATTATCCCAAGCAAGCTTTGGCTAAAGAAAAAATTGGCCGAATAGAAGAACCAGATATTGAAAAGATTGTAGCTTTAGAGCCTGATTTAGTTTTGACAGAGTCAGTAACCAAAGTTGAGACTCTAAATCGTCTTTCAGAACTGGGAATTAAAAATATTGGTTTTAAACCTAGCTCGATTAATGATACAATAGATATGATTGAGGATATTTCTTATTTAATTTCTGCTCAGACTCAAGGAAAAAAACTGACAAAAGAGATGAGAAAAGAATATCAGAATTTAAGTAAATTAGTAGAAGAAAAATTAGAAAAGAAGCAAAGACCACGTGTTTTTTATCAGATTTGGTTAGATCCTCTTTATACAGCAGGTGAGGGAACCTTTATTGATGATCTCATTACTAAAGCTGGCGGCTATAATGTTGCTAGTAAGGCGGCAGGACGCTGGCCAACTTATAGTGCTGAAAGTTTAATTGCTGCTGATCCAGAAGTATATATTAGTAGTAAACACAGTACACCTGAGGGCTTAGACTTAGAAGATTTGAGTCAAAAAAAGATATTTAGAGAGGTTTCTGCTTTTAAAAACAAGCGTGTATATTTAGTTGATCAAGATTTAGTTAATCGGCCTTCAAATAGAATAATCAAAGGCTATAAAGAAATTATCAAAGCGATTTTCCCAGACTTAAAAGAGGAAATAAATTAGTTATCTTGAATAAAAATAAGTGGTAGTTAAAATTTAGAAACTAACCTTTTTTAAAAGTAAATAACTAAAAAATAAGACCAAGAGGTGATTTGATGGAATTATCGGATTTTTCAATTGATGACTTTACAATAATTGATGGAAGCCAGTCTATCGGAAAGGTGGCTGTATTACTGTCAATGGTGAATGATGAATTTGACAAAGAAATTATAGATTCATATAAAAATGAGGGATATAAAGCTGTAATTACTCGAGCAGGAGGTAAAGGCTCAAAATTAAAAGATAAAGTTTTAAGAAACTGTTTAGGAGCTGCAATTAAAGGTGATGTGATTACCGAATCAGTCCAAGACCAGCGAATTTTAACCCGCTGTGTAGAAAGAGCAATGATTGATTTTGATAAACCACTTTCTGGTATCTCAGGAGCAGGAATTAAAATTGGAATTGTGAGTAAAGAACCACATTTAGCAGTAGCTCTTTACGGAAAACTTGGTATCCCTGGTTTGGATGTTGATCACGAAATTTCAGGAATGGGGATTCATTATTATGGACTCAGTCAAAGAAAATAATCATTTTGAATTATTAAAAAGAGTATTTAAATATATTTTACCATATAAAGGCAGACTGGCAGGAGGAGTTGCCTCCATGCTAGTTCATGCCTTTTTAACTGTTTTTTTCGTTAAGGTTTTTCAGGATTTATTAGAAACAATTATTTCTGATATTGATATGGGCAGAGAAGGAATGATTCAGCTTTCTTTAGTTGCAGGAATGATGATTGTAGTTTATTTTCTCAAAGGGGTCTCCTATTATGGAAAAACCTATCTTGTTTCTTATGTTTCTCAAAAAGCAATTAAAGATATGAGAGATGATCTTTATGCCCACCTTCATAATTTATCTTTAAGTTTTTATAGTAAAAATAAAACTGGAGATATTTTATCAAGGGTAACTAATGATGTTAAAAATTTAGAAAGCTCAATGATCAAAACTACTGTAGGAACTATAGATAAGGTATTTACATTAATTGGTGGTATAATTTACCTTGTGTATTTAAATTATCGGCTAACAGTCTTTTTAATTATAATCTTACCTTTAATTACTTATGTTATTACTAAATTTAATTATAAACTAAAAAAAGTTAGTCGCAGAGTACAAATTAAAATAGCAGATGTTTCTGATGTACTACAAGAAACTTTATCAGCTGTAAGAGTTGTTAAATCTTTTGGCCGGGAAGAATATGAGTTTGATCGTTTTAGTAGTGAAAACCATGCTAATTTTAGAGCCAAAATGAAAAAAACACAGTATGGAGCAATTTTAACTCCTTTAGTTGAATTTATAGCTGCAATTTCCTTTACAGCTATCCTGTGGTATGGTGGTTATGAGGTTATGCAGGGACGAATGACAGCATCTGAGTTAATTGCCTTTTTTACTCTACTTTTAACTATTAGTGATCCTCTGCGTTCTATTACTAAATTATCTAAGCGTTTACAGCAGTTATTTGCTTCAGCTGAGAGAGTATTCGAAATAATGGATACAGAATCTGAGCTGCGTGAAGATGATCAAAACAAAATAGAACTCAAAAAAGTAGCAGGAGAAGTCGTTTATGATAATGTAAGTTTTGCTTATAATAAAAATGAGATAGTTTTAAAAAATATTAATTTAACAGCTAATCCTGGTGAAATTGTAGCTTTAGTTGGTCATAGTGGAGCTGGTAAAACGACTATGGTAGATTTGATTCCACGCTTTTTTGACCCAATTTCAGGTCGGATGCGTTTGGATGGACATGATCTTAGAGATTTGCAAATAGATAGTTTAAGGGATTTTATTGGTATTGTTCCCCAAGAAACTATTTTATTTAGTGGTTCTTTAAGAGATAATATTGCTTATGGTGATTTAGAAGCTGATTTTGAAGCTATTCAGCAGGCGGCTGAAGCAGCAAATGCCCATGGTTTTATTATGGATTTCCCCAATGCTTATGATACAATAGTAGGAGAAAGAGGAGTTGGTCTTTCTGGGGGACAAAAGCAGAGAGTTTCTATTGCTAGAGCGATACTTAAAGATCCTAAAATCTTAATTTTAGATGAAGCAACTTCTTCTCTTGATTCAGAATCTGAAAATTTAGTTCAGGAAGCTTTGGAAAACTTGATGGAAGCTAGAACAACTTTTATTATTGCTCATCGACTTTCTACAATTAAAAATGCAGATAAGATTGTAGTAGTTGAACAGGGAGAGATAATGGAGGTTGGAAGTCACCAAAAATTATTAGCTGCTCAAGGTAAATATGCTTCTTTATACCAGGGACAGTTTATTGAAGATCCAAATGCTTAAAAGAACAATATAATTATTAAAAAAGGAGGAATAAATAGTGAAAAAAAATAAAAAAACTTTAAAAGAAAAAATAATTCCTCCTTTAGCATATTATTTATTAAAGGCTACAAATTCTAGTTATAGACTTGAGGTTGAAGGTTGGCAAAGGATAGAGAAAAAAATTATGCAGCAAGAATCATTACTTTTTTCAATTTGGCATGGGACACTTTGGGTTCCAGCTTATTTTTTGCGTGGTTTAGGTATTTATGCTTTAGCAAGTTTGAGTCGAGATGGAAGCTATATAGCTAAAGTCTTGGAGAATTTAGGTTGGGAATTAATTCGGGGTTCAAGTAGTAGGGGTGGTAGTCGTTCTCTACTTCAGCTTTATCGCAAGTTAAAACATGGATTTAGTGCAGCTATTACTCCAGATGGTCCAACTGGACCTCGGCATGAGGTTAAACCAGGTATTATATTTTTGCAAAAAAAGGCTGATTCATTTCTAGTCCCAGTTGGAGTTGATGCTCGCTGGAAGAAAAAATTTGGTAGCTGGGATCAATTTTTACTTCCTTACCCTTTTAGTAAAACAGCTATAGTTTTTGGTAAACCTTTTAAATTTGAAGCAGAATTGTCAAGAGAAAGCAAACAAGAAATTTTAGCAGAGAAAATGAAAAAAGTAAATTTAAGAGCAGCTGAGTTAGTCAAAAAATAATTGGTGGTATTAATAATGAATTATATAAGTAAGTATGTAGAAAAAATAATAGAAGGTTCTAAAAAAGGTAAAATAGCAGCATTAATCCGCTTTGTTTTACTTTTACTATCTGTAATCTATGCTCAGTTAGCAAAATTTAGATCTTTTTTATATCAAAAAAATATTTTAAAGAAAAAAGAAGCCCAAGTACCTGTAATTAGTATTGGCAATATAACTACAGGTGGGACTGGAAAAACTCCCTTTGCAGATTTTTTAGCAACTGAACTAAAAGCTGATTACAAGATAGCAATTATTAGTCGGGGTTATGGTGCTGCCAAAGAAGTTGAAGAACCTTTTTTGATTAAAGATCCAAAGAACTTATATGCAGGAGCTGCTCAGGCTGGAGATGAGCTTTTTATGCTGGCCCGAAAAAGCGAAAATTTAATTTTTATTAGGTCAGCTAATAGATATCAAGGAACAAAGTTGGCTGTAGCTCAGGGGGCAGATTTAGTTTTACTTGATGATGGTTTTCAACACTACCAATTAAAACGTAAATTGGATATAGTAATTATTGATGCTGAAAACCCATTTTCCAACAGAAAAGTCTTGCCAGCTGGATTATTAAGAGAACCTTTTACTGCTTTAAAAAGAGCTGATCTTTTTCTTTTAAATCGAAGTGAAAATGTTGATTTTAGTCGGGTTAATGAATTGAAAAATTCTTTAAATAAATTTAACCCTCAAAATAAAGGGGTTTTTAGAGCAGAAACTCAATTAGAAAGCTGTGTTTCTGTAGCTTCTCAGACTGAAGAAAAAATTGACTTTTTAAAGGAGAAAAAGGTTTTTGCTTTTTCAGGAATTGGTAGTCCAGAAGCATTTCAAAAAAGTATAGAGGCTGCTGGAGCAAAACTGGTTAGCTATAAAATATTTAAAGATCATTATAATTATCAAAAAGAAGATCTATTAACTCTGCTTGATCAGTATTCAGCTTCTCAAGCAGATTTGATTTTAACTACAGAAAAAGATGCAGTTAAATTATTTGATTTTGCTGAAATAATTGGTGAACTTCCTTTTTATTATTTACCAATTTCTTTAAAAATTGAAGCTAAAAAAGAATTGCTGGAAATAGTTAAAACTAAAATTAAAAATGGAGAATCTAAATAATAATTTGAGGTGTATTTTTTAATGAATAAACTAAAAACAGCTGCTTTGATTCCGGCTCGCTATAATTCTACTCGCTTCCCAGCTAAAGCCCTAGCTAAAATTTCAGGGCAAGCAATGATTGTTAGAGTTTATGAGTCAGTAAAAGCCTGTCAGTTAATAGATCAAGTTTATGTTGCTACAGATGATCAAAGAATAAAAAAAGCTGTAGAAAAAGCTGGTGGTCAGGTTATTATGACAGATGCTAAACATCAAAGTGGAACAGATAGAATTGCCGAGGCTGCTGCAGAAATTGAAGCTGATTTAATAGTTAATGTTCAGGGAGATGAACCCTTAATTAGAGCTCAAGATATTGCTCCAGCGCTGGAAGTTTTTGCTCAGAGACCAGAATTGAAAATGAGTACCTTAAAAAGAAAAATAACTGCAGCAGAAGCAGAGAATCCTGATCTGGTTAAAGTAATTACTGATCAAAATGATTATGCCCTTTACTTTTCGCGGTCACCGATTCCCTATTATCGAGCTGAAACAGTTAAAAATAAAAATTATTATCAACATATAGGTCTTTATGTTTATCGCCGTGATTTTTTGTTAAAATATGCTAAAATGCAGCAGACTGAATTAGAAAAGGCAGAGTCATTAGAACAACTCCGGGCTCTAGAAAACGGCTATCAAATAAAAGTTATAGAAACAAATGCTAAACTAATCGGAGTTGATCGCAAAGAAGATATTAAATTAGTTGAAAAAGAACTTGCAGCTAGGCAAAATTAAGTTAAAATTTTGTTTAAATAGGCAACTAAATGGAGGTAAAAAATGCTTAAAAAAGTTAAATTAAATGAAGAAGTAATTTTTGGAGACCAGGAAAAACCTTTTGTGCTTTTGGCT includes these proteins:
- a CDS encoding lysophospholipid acyltransferase family protein, producing MKKNKKTLKEKIIPPLAYYLLKATNSSYRLEVEGWQRIEKKIMQQESLLFSIWHGTLWVPAYFLRGLGIYALASLSRDGSYIAKVLENLGWELIRGSSSRGGSRSLLQLYRKLKHGFSAAITPDGPTGPRHEVKPGIIFLQKKADSFLVPVGVDARWKKKFGSWDQFLLPYPFSKTAIVFGKPFKFEAELSRESKQEILAEKMKKVNLRAAELVKK
- a CDS encoding ABC transporter ATP-binding protein, encoding MDSVKENNHFELLKRVFKYILPYKGRLAGGVASMLVHAFLTVFFVKVFQDLLETIISDIDMGREGMIQLSLVAGMMIVVYFLKGVSYYGKTYLVSYVSQKAIKDMRDDLYAHLHNLSLSFYSKNKTGDILSRVTNDVKNLESSMIKTTVGTIDKVFTLIGGIIYLVYLNYRLTVFLIIILPLITYVITKFNYKLKKVSRRVQIKIADVSDVLQETLSAVRVVKSFGREEYEFDRFSSENHANFRAKMKKTQYGAILTPLVEFIAAISFTAILWYGGYEVMQGRMTASELIAFFTLLLTISDPLRSITKLSKRLQQLFASAERVFEIMDTESELREDDQNKIELKKVAGEVVYDNVSFAYNKNEIVLKNINLTANPGEIVALVGHSGAGKTTMVDLIPRFFDPISGRMRLDGHDLRDLQIDSLRDFIGIVPQETILFSGSLRDNIAYGDLEADFEAIQQAAEAANAHGFIMDFPNAYDTIVGERGVGLSGGQKQRVSIARAILKDPKILILDEATSSLDSESENLVQEALENLMEARTTFIIAHRLSTIKNADKIVVVEQGEIMEVGSHQKLLAAQGKYASLYQGQFIEDPNA
- a CDS encoding ABC transporter substrate-binding protein; its protein translation is MKKSLNIFSITLILVFSLVTITLAQNFPLQYQDALGRNIKIENKVQRIVSLAPAITEIIYALGAESRLVAVSSACDYPKQALAKEKIGRIEEPDIEKIVALEPDLVLTESVTKVETLNRLSELGIKNIGFKPSSINDTIDMIEDISYLISAQTQGKKLTKEMRKEYQNLSKLVEEKLEKKQRPRVFYQIWLDPLYTAGEGTFIDDLITKAGGYNVASKAAGRWPTYSAESLIAADPEVYISSKHSTPEGLDLEDLSQKKIFREVSAFKNKRVYLVDQDLVNRPSNRIIKGYKEIIKAIFPDLKEEIN
- the kdsB gene encoding 3-deoxy-manno-octulosonate cytidylyltransferase, giving the protein MNKLKTAALIPARYNSTRFPAKALAKISGQAMIVRVYESVKACQLIDQVYVATDDQRIKKAVEKAGGQVIMTDAKHQSGTDRIAEAAAEIEADLIVNVQGDEPLIRAQDIAPALEVFAQRPELKMSTLKRKITAAEAENPDLVKVITDQNDYALYFSRSPIPYYRAETVKNKNYYQHIGLYVYRRDFLLKYAKMQQTELEKAESLEQLRALENGYQIKVIETNAKLIGVDRKEDIKLVEKELAARQN
- the lpxK gene encoding tetraacyldisaccharide 4'-kinase, which codes for MNYISKYVEKIIEGSKKGKIAALIRFVLLLLSVIYAQLAKFRSFLYQKNILKKKEAQVPVISIGNITTGGTGKTPFADFLATELKADYKIAIISRGYGAAKEVEEPFLIKDPKNLYAGAAQAGDELFMLARKSENLIFIRSANRYQGTKLAVAQGADLVLLDDGFQHYQLKRKLDIVIIDAENPFSNRKVLPAGLLREPFTALKRADLFLLNRSENVDFSRVNELKNSLNKFNPQNKGVFRAETQLESCVSVASQTEEKIDFLKEKKVFAFSGIGSPEAFQKSIEAAGAKLVSYKIFKDHYNYQKEDLLTLLDQYSASQADLILTTEKDAVKLFDFAEIIGELPFYYLPISLKIEAKKELLEIVKTKIKNGESK
- a CDS encoding HutP family protein, which produces MELSDFSIDDFTIIDGSQSIGKVAVLLSMVNDEFDKEIIDSYKNEGYKAVITRAGGKGSKLKDKVLRNCLGAAIKGDVITESVQDQRILTRCVERAMIDFDKPLSGISGAGIKIGIVSKEPHLAVALYGKLGIPGLDVDHEISGMGIHYYGLSQRK